From the genome of Solidesulfovibrio carbinolicus, one region includes:
- a CDS encoding IS256 family transposase gives MAEDSMALIELMQKADGGDFLRSLAEAVQQLLMEADVDGLIGASRHERSAERVSYRNGYRDRSLDTRVGSLQLRIPKLRQGSYFPPFLEPRKTSERALVAVIQEAWIGGISTRRVDDLVQAMGLSGISKSQVSKLCKDIDERVHAFLSRPLTGEWPYLWLEATYLKQREGGRVVSVAAIIAVAANTEGRREIVGLHIGPSEAEPFWSFFLKGLLRRGLAGVKLVVSDAHEGLKAAIAKTFGATWQHCRVHWMRNALARVPKSQHAMVSAALRQAFLQPDAASASQTWRHVADQLRGKWPKLASFMDETEHDVLAYMTFPAQHRVKLHSTNPLERLNKEVKRRADVVGIFPNEQSIIRLIGAILLEQNDEWQLQSRYMQVEAMAELNTQHNEAQPAQIPPRAA, from the coding sequence ATGGCCGAGGACAGCATGGCATTAATCGAGCTGATGCAAAAGGCCGACGGCGGCGATTTTCTCCGTTCCCTGGCGGAAGCGGTCCAGCAACTTCTCATGGAGGCCGATGTGGATGGCCTCATCGGGGCCAGCCGCCACGAACGAAGCGCCGAGCGGGTCAGTTACCGCAACGGCTACCGGGACCGCAGCCTTGATACCCGCGTCGGCTCCCTGCAGCTACGCATCCCCAAGCTGCGCCAGGGCAGCTACTTTCCGCCCTTCCTGGAGCCGCGCAAGACCAGTGAGCGCGCCTTGGTGGCCGTCATCCAGGAGGCCTGGATCGGCGGCATATCGACGCGGCGCGTGGATGATCTTGTCCAAGCCATGGGCCTTTCCGGCATCTCAAAGTCCCAGGTGTCCAAGCTGTGCAAGGACATCGATGAACGGGTCCATGCCTTTCTTTCTCGGCCGCTTACGGGAGAGTGGCCCTACTTGTGGCTGGAAGCGACCTACCTCAAGCAGCGCGAGGGCGGCCGGGTGGTCAGCGTCGCCGCCATAATCGCCGTGGCGGCGAACACCGAAGGCCGCCGGGAAATCGTGGGGCTGCACATCGGCCCCAGCGAAGCCGAGCCGTTTTGGTCTTTTTTCCTCAAAGGCCTTCTTCGTCGGGGACTTGCCGGCGTGAAGCTTGTCGTCTCCGACGCTCATGAAGGCCTCAAGGCCGCCATCGCCAAGACATTCGGGGCCACATGGCAGCACTGCCGGGTTCACTGGATGCGAAACGCTTTGGCTCGCGTCCCTAAATCGCAGCACGCCATGGTTTCCGCCGCCCTCCGGCAGGCCTTTTTGCAGCCAGACGCGGCCAGCGCCAGTCAGACCTGGCGGCATGTCGCTGACCAGCTTCGCGGCAAATGGCCAAAACTCGCCAGTTTCATGGACGAAACCGAGCACGACGTGCTGGCCTACATGACCTTCCCGGCACAGCACCGGGTCAAGCTGCACAGCACCAATCCGCTGGAAAGGCTGAACAAAGAGGTGAAGCGGCGAGCGGACGTGGTCGGCATCTTCCCCAACGAGCAGTCCATCATCCGGCTCATCGGGGCCATCTTGCTGGAGCAAAACGACGAGTGGCAGCTGCAAAGCCGCTACATGCAGGTCGAGGCCATGGCCGAACTCAACACCCAACACAACGAGGCGCAGCCAGCCCAAATTCCACCCAGGGCAGCCTGA
- a CDS encoding AAA family ATPase produces the protein MSERYIKGVTLVMIRNLLKRFGPTTELAGDLVNWLEDKGWQLGVHFDRGREMKRRWRHSDKLSKGDWKSLRDKFATAELPRSPSTLRKNLESLGHTFHLDNLEIDILELGVLYRLSNLVESLLDVGFECADFVHVIAAVLLKTRDEVHRRLSPGSKLRSSGLLCDDMPYAREFAIKTSHKTMAAVCPPRKLEKEMRRIFLGPPCTPNLLWQDFDHIGRERDLALRILQGALNSAERGVNLLVYGPPGTGKTEFCKVLAHKAGVALHVVGEADEDGEEMERRERISALRMSQTLLAEKDDAVLLAEEMEDFFWGGESRVYAHRILEDNSRPVLWTCNHIESFEPSILRRLTMALEIRTPDVAVRGRVWRRILAREGIKLPQEDVSALASEFQAPPSMAVSAVRGAKLAGGGGEEIRQLVRGLAKIVPGNEERLIEVAPDPFDATLAAADQDLEVLVKRLAASQSRAFSLCLSGPPGTGKSAFARHLAKCLGLEVRQQRTSDLLSMWVGGSEKQIAKAFAEARESGVMLVFDEADSLLRDRRSAQQSWEITQVNEMLTWMERHPLPFACTTNLMEHLDQASLRRFTFKVHFNYLGKVQAERTFAAFFGYEAIGGVSSLAMLTPGDFAVVRRKAEILGLLGDVPALVRMLREESRVKGLRSNRIGFIGPCGGGA, from the coding sequence ATGAGTGAGCGCTACATTAAGGGCGTCACCTTGGTGATGATCCGCAATCTGCTGAAACGGTTTGGACCGACCACTGAACTGGCGGGCGATCTGGTCAATTGGCTCGAGGACAAGGGCTGGCAGTTGGGTGTCCATTTCGATCGTGGCAGAGAGATGAAGCGACGGTGGAGACACTCGGACAAACTCTCCAAAGGTGACTGGAAGAGTCTAAGAGACAAGTTCGCTACAGCCGAGCTCCCAAGGAGCCCGTCCACCCTCAGGAAAAATCTCGAGTCGCTTGGCCACACATTTCATCTGGACAACCTCGAAATTGATATCCTTGAATTGGGTGTGCTCTATCGTTTGAGCAATCTCGTGGAAAGCCTGCTTGATGTTGGCTTCGAATGCGCTGATTTTGTGCATGTCATCGCCGCTGTGCTGCTAAAAACACGCGACGAAGTCCATCGCCGGCTTTCACCTGGCTCCAAGCTCCGTTCGTCAGGCCTCCTCTGTGACGATATGCCCTATGCACGTGAATTCGCTATCAAGACATCCCACAAGACCATGGCCGCTGTCTGTCCCCCCAGGAAACTTGAGAAGGAAATGCGTCGCATTTTCCTGGGCCCCCCCTGCACCCCAAACCTTCTTTGGCAGGATTTCGATCATATCGGCAGGGAACGTGATTTAGCCCTGCGCATCCTTCAAGGTGCCTTGAACAGCGCCGAGCGGGGGGTCAATCTCCTCGTGTACGGTCCCCCTGGCACGGGGAAGACTGAGTTCTGCAAGGTCCTGGCCCACAAGGCCGGAGTGGCCCTTCATGTGGTCGGCGAGGCCGACGAGGATGGGGAGGAGATGGAACGCCGGGAGCGTATCTCGGCCCTGCGTATGTCTCAGACTCTTCTGGCGGAGAAGGATGACGCGGTGCTTTTGGCGGAGGAGATGGAGGATTTTTTTTGGGGGGGTGAATCCAGGGTGTATGCGCACAGGATTCTGGAGGACAACTCGCGGCCGGTTCTGTGGACCTGCAACCATATTGAGTCCTTCGAGCCCTCAATTCTTCGACGTTTGACCATGGCTCTTGAAATCCGGACCCCGGACGTGGCCGTTCGAGGTCGGGTATGGCGACGAATCCTGGCCAGGGAGGGCATTAAACTGCCGCAAGAGGATGTTTCCGCCCTCGCGTCCGAGTTTCAGGCGCCGCCATCCATGGCCGTCAGCGCCGTACGCGGGGCCAAACTCGCCGGGGGCGGTGGGGAAGAGATCCGCCAACTGGTTAGAGGACTGGCCAAGATCGTGCCGGGCAACGAGGAGCGGCTCATTGAGGTGGCGCCGGATCCCTTTGATGCAACGCTGGCAGCAGCCGACCAGGATCTGGAGGTTCTGGTCAAAAGGCTCGCTGCGAGCCAATCCCGTGCCTTTTCTTTATGCTTGAGTGGACCTCCGGGCACGGGCAAGAGCGCTTTCGCCCGCCATTTGGCCAAATGCCTGGGACTCGAGGTCCGCCAGCAGCGGACCTCCGATCTCCTCTCCATGTGGGTAGGGGGAAGCGAAAAGCAGATCGCCAAGGCCTTTGCCGAGGCCCGCGAATCCGGCGTCATGCTCGTCTTCGACGAGGCCGATTCGCTTCTGCGGGACCGCCGTTCAGCCCAGCAAAGCTGGGAGATCACGCAAGTCAACGAGATGCTGACCTGGATGGAACGCCATCCGTTACCCTTTGCCTGCACCACGAATCTGATGGAGCACCTTGATCAGGCCTCCCTGCGGCGCTTTACCTTCAAAGTCCACTTCAATTATTTGGGCAAGGTGCAAGCCGAGAGAACCTTTGCCGCGTTTTTTGGTTATGAGGCGATTGGAGGGGTATCGTCATTGGCAATGCTCACTCCAGGCGATTTCGCAGTGGTCCGTCGCAAGGCGGAGATTCTCGGCCTGCTCGGAGACGTTCCGGCCTTGGTGCGGATGCTGCGAGAGGAAAGCAGAGTCAAGGGTCTTCGTTCAAACCGGATCGGGTTCATTGGACCGTGTGGAGGAGGGGCCTGA